cgcaatatcagtcaaaacaaccacaattagatattttcctcttaTCATGCTAATGTCCAGCAACAAATCCAGAATGCTGATCCTACCTCCAGCTCAAAGAGATATGAAGGCAGCTCCTTCAGACTGTTGTCGGAGAAGTCCACCTCCTGCAGATGAGTCCTCCAGAAGATGGAGATGGTGTTTGGAAGACTCTCGATCAAATTACATGAAGCTTTGCATTGCTTCTGCAGGGGAGGAGAAATATGAATATTCATTTGTGTTATTATGTGAAAACAGTCCTCCCCCAATTATACACTTCAACTGTTTCCTACCAtttctgtacagtaaatatcttAATATACATCAATATAATAATGCAGTGTTACTTAGCAGTGTTGTGccagttacttccaaaatgtaataaattatatattacaggttactgtcatttgagagtaattagttatattacaatattactgtctctaaattgtaatgcgttacactacttttgcacAACTTTCAACAAAATTACATTTGTCAATTTCACCATCGGATCAATAAAGCCTCCTCTtcatccactttaatacatcagaGATCCTTCACAATATTTTGTCTAATTAATATGAacatgcaaagtaactaaaactataaaaatagataagtaaaatgtacaataggcagtaggagaaaatgaaaatactcaaaaaTCCCTTACAGCTGTATAAGTACGTCATATTtgtttaaagcacttgaataagaaattgatgtttagtttaaaacagtCTAAAGAAAATTGGtcaattatagtgtgattacattatttacagtacttgatttacagctgatatgtgaaaTGGTACACAACCTTATTTAACAGTAAGTTAGTTTTACTGTCAACCGTCACAggaagtgttttattttaaagtagcctacaagGAAGTTGACTGTTTAGCTTACTGAGATGAACGTGAGACGCTAGACGCAAAACATGTCCATCAAGCTTAAGTTGTTCACTTTGtttgtaaaactgtaaaatattaaaCAGTACATGGTCACAGTAAAAGAATAGCGTGGTCGGTTGTCATTCAAAGCCATTCCACTACAGGCATAGCTACTCTCCACGGCTGATAAACATTATTTCCCGACATGTTTCTATCTGTGAGCAGCTCAGACACACTGCTGTCCTAATGTACCTGTTGGGACAGAGACGTTGTCGTTCCGTCTCTGGTTccgtctctggttctggctctgactACAGGAACAGAGACAGGACAGCACCTCGCTTCAACTCCAGAAAATAATATCCATCTCGCAAATGTATCTGCAGTAACCTCAACCATCGAATACAGCAACAGTAAATAATATTCAAGATTTATTCTTCCTTTGAAGAAATATTTTACGGGGTTGGTGATTTCTTAGAAAAACAGAACACAACTAAATGTTGAATTGAAAGCTGTAACACGcattactgagattgtaacaagtataatattaccTAAATTTAATCAGCAATGCGTtatattactgcgttacagcaaaaTGAAATACATCAATGTAATTATGTTACTTTTGTATCGCGTTACTCCCATCACTGCCTGTAACCCAGAAACGGTGACTGCGCAGCAAACTGCAGCTGTCTCGTCAGACTGTGTGGCACTCCTGAACTCCGATGTCTACCAAATTTGCAATTAGCCATCAATTGTCGCAAAACGGCCCATATTTGAGCTTTATATAGTTGATTTCTCACATAAAAAAGTCTCAGAAGTTAATTCAGTAACGACATAACAGAGGAACAATGTATAACATTGCAGTGTCTCGAAATATAGACGATTGTCTCGTCTCcaatgtatgcgtgtgtgtggttcACTTAACCAATCAGTGCGCAGCTCATCTAAATTTCCATGAGCATACCATATGTATCAGAAAACCTCTTGTTTATTCTAAAGCCAATTCCCAGTGTGGCTTTAGGCCCCATAAAATAGCAACCGGGCCATTTTCAACCCAAGCATGTTACAAACTTTAATTGGAGACCTAAGGAACAATGTAAAATACCTTTATAATCATTTATAATTCAATTCAACCCTTTTATATCTCTCAAGATATCAACACTTTACAGAGACCACTCcgaattacaaggacccaacagttctagtttcctccagagcaagaacaggcgacagtggcgaggaaaaacttccttttaggcagaaacctcggtcagacccaggctcttggtaggcggtatAACCCCTTTAATACCCAGAATGTCAAACATGGACAACAGCACCTTGACTGTTCTATGTTGATCAAAAGAAAAATCCTGTAAATCAGCAGAttaaaaacaggaagtggatcCTTAGCAGTCGATTTCTTACCAGAGGACAAGCCCAGGGATCAGGGAAAGTGCTCAGTTTGTTCCTGCACACATTGAGGAAGCTCAGGGATTTCAAACAATGCATGACTGCTGTGGGCAGACTGCTCAGACAGTTGTCAGACACATCCAGCTCCTCTAGCTTGCGAAGACCGATCCAGTTAGTGGCTGACAGAATGGAAATAAAGAACACAGGCAAAGTGGAAAATCAGACCAACACAAATTACCAAATAACAACTAAAAGGCCCTTCAgttcaaatatgttttaaagccagaatcagaaaagggttGATTGCCAAGTAATTACCACTTATAATGAATTTGCCTGTACGGTTGGTGTAtgcataaacaaaataaatatgaaaagtgGGAACTAAGTCCGCTGGCGCTGTTTCCCTGATGTTCATGAGCTCATCTCTGGTAAAAGAGCTCCAGGTGCCACAGCAGAAAACTGAATTTACGACATAAACAAGAGAAAACAATGAGCACCAACATCCTATCTGACATAAAGTGTATAAGTGGCTGCAATAACCTAGACGTATTGTAGTGTAATAACGTATTGATTAACAATTATCCAAGCTGTTAACAGATCGGTAGCGCTGAAGTAATGAGTTAGTCAAGCTATAAGTAACACTCTTTCCTCTCCAGTGTGAGGGGGTTATgctcttctctcttttatatcattaatcattaattcaaaaagtgatttaaaaatacTATTTGCAGCAAGAAAAACTGTAGTTTCACTGTGAGGATGGTTTTGGTCTTTCAAAACATTTGAGTGTGCTCAGAAGTGTGGGGACATGAACTCAGTTggaaaaaatttatttttattggtgaaaactggttaaaaaaacaactaatgagCCTTAGAAGTATTGAGTACGGATGAATCACAGCTTCAGGCATGCAGGTTTACATGACTAACATGTGCTACCTTATTTAAAATGTCCCCAAGTTGTGTTTCAGGATGTGTTTATGTAAAGTCTGGGGGTAACATACTCAATTTGACCTTTGCAGCTCTTGATCAAACTCTTTCAAAATAACCCTGACATGTAACCaaggatgtattaagagaactggATATAGTTTTTGGCAGGGAAGCCCCGTATAATCCAATGAGAGCGCTCAAAAGTGCATAAAGCAATCATGGAGAAAGCAATCTTTGGAGCTCGGATCTTCCGCATTGGCTGGACCATGATATCACAATGGGAATGCCATGAGCACTAGCAGCAGTTTGTGTTGTCGTTGCAACCGGTAGTAACATGCTCGTTCATGAGCTTCTCTCTCGTGTCTCTTACAAGTATTTAGctagacaaccaaggagatgtagCTAATCATTATGTTGTGCCACTAGCTAGCTatagtggggcttgaaagtttgagCACCCAAGgcaaaaatttgtattaatgtgcataaagaagccaagaaaagatggaaaaacctccaaaaggcataaaatgaccgattagacattcgtattatacgtcaaaaaaagttagattttatttccatcatttacactttcaaaataacagaaaacaaaaaaatggcatctgcaaaagtttgggcaccctgctgactttctagcatgcaccgccccctttggaaagctgagacctgacagtgtcatggattgttctcaatcatcgtctggaaagaccaggtgatgtcaaccttaaggttttaaatgcccagaccaGAAAGACCCGGCAGACACTGGAGTGGTGGTACACccttccactataaagagataagtgtacaaatatggtctttaTGGAaaagtcatcagaagaaaacctcttctacatcttcaccacaaaaatcagcatttgaagtttgcaaacatgtagacaagcctgatgcattgtgggaacaattctgtggaccaatgaggttaaaatagaactttctggccgcaatgagcaaaggtacgtttggagaagaaagggcacagaatttgtCCAGAAACCTCTTTcaaactgttaagcatgggggggaatcaatcatgctttggggttgtattgcagccagtggcacagggaacatttcacgagtagaaggaaaaatggattcaataaaatgtctgCAAATTTTGGATGccaacttgatgccatctgtgaaaaagctgaagttaaagagacgatggcttctacaaatggataatgatactaaacacacctcaaaatcaaCGATGGATCAaaaggcgtaaactgaaggttttgccatggccttcacaatctcctgacctcaacataattgaaaatctatggatagaccttaaaagagcagtgcgtgacagacagcccagaaatctcaaagaactggaagacttttgtaaggaagaatggacgaagatacctcaaacaagaattgaaagattcttggctggctacaagaagcatttccaagctgtgatactcaccaaagggggcagtacaaggtattaactctgcagggtgcccaaacttttgcagatgccatttttttgttttctgttattttgaaagtgtaaatgatggaaataaaatctatttttttggaacat
This portion of the Etheostoma spectabile isolate EspeVRDwgs_2016 unplaced genomic scaffold, UIUC_Espe_1.0 scaffold00002516, whole genome shotgun sequence genome encodes:
- the LOC116675945 gene encoding leucine-rich repeat serine/threonine-protein kinase 1-like; the protein is MDVSSCINPPGSISNSLAALPSVVPWGLIHLQTLDLSNNLLKELPAAPSSQEVICASLQCINLSQNQLTSLPPGLLHLTRIQRLSAAKNQLTVLFDIPTTTNWIGLRKLEELDVSDNCLSSLPTAVMHCLKSLSFLNVCRNKLSTFPDPWACPLKQCKASCNLIESLPNTISIFWRTHLQEVDFSDNSLKELPSYLFELEVGSAFWICCWTLA